The stretch of DNA AGGAAGCGGCGCAGCAGGAATAATAGAGCGATACCTACAAAATAACCGGTAACGAAGCCTGCGATGCTGTACGATTCACCGAGGAATACCCACATGAATGCAATCAGCAGATTAATGCATATTTGAAAAGCCATCTAGCGCCCCTCCTTTAACACAAGTTCCATATATGCCTGCGGATTGAGAAGATAATCCGCAATGTGCTGGACAGTCGGCAGGACAGCTTCTGCCCCGATACCGAGAAAGACGGTGAACAGCATCAGGAATCCAGCTGGTAAAATGCCGCGGAGATACTTTCGTTTTTGTTCTTTTCCTGTTTCTCCTTCTCCCCAGAACACGCGGATGAAAGCTCTCACGATGGAAAGCAGGATGAGCAAGCTTGTCAGCAGCATGATGATGACTGTGACAGTTTCCCCTTTCTCAAACGCCCCGCGCACGAGGAGCAGCTTGCCGATGAAACCGCTGAAAGGCGGTACACCTGCCAGGACAAGTCCTGCAAGGAAAAACAGCCAGCCGAGAAGAGGGTGGGAGCGAATCATGCCGCCCATCTTATTGATATCGGAAGTACCTGCCAGAGCCGCGATAATACCGGCCAGCAGGAAGAGGGCTGCCTTCACAATCATATCCTGCAGAAGGTAGTAGATGCTGCCGCTCAATCCGTCATGATTGAAAATACCGATGCCGACAAGCATGAAACCGATGGCAGGAATGATGTTGTACGCAACAATCAATTTTATGTTTCGTGATGCCAAAGCACCAATCACACCGAATAGCATGGTCAGGTTGCCGACCCAGATGAAGAGCTGATCCATGATTTCGGGCTGCTGATGGAAAATCAGTGTAAAGGTGCGAATCAGGGAATATACCCCGACCTTGGTCAAAAGAGCGCCGAATAAAGCTGAGACAACAGGATTCGGTACAATATATGAGCGCGGCAGCCAATAATAGAGCGGGAATGCGGCGCCTTTCGTTGCAAAGACGAAGAAGAGCAAAATGGCTACTGTCGTTATGATTCCCGGCTGCTCAGCAGCTGCTGCCCGTTCTGCCAGCTGTGCCATATTCACAGTGCCTAAAACGGCGTATATGTATGAAATGGCTGTAACGAACAGCATCGAAGAAAACAGATTGATCAAAACATACTTGATGGATTCACGAAGCTGTACTTTTTGTCCGCCATGGGTGATCAAGGCATAGGAAGCCATCAAAAGCACTTCGAAGAATACGAATAAGTTAAATAAATCTCCAGTGACAAAGGCACCGGATACTCCTGTCACCAACAAGAAAATGAATGAGTAAAAATAGAAACTTTCTTGTTCCCGGGATACAGAAGCTGGTGCATACCAGACTGCAGCCAGCAGAATGATGGATGTAGTCGACACCAGCAGCACACTCAATGGATCGAGCACGAGTATGATGCCGTATGGTGCCATCCAGTCCCCGGTTTCCAAGACGATGCTTCCTTCGGTGAGGACTTGGATGAGCAAGAACCCCATTGCAGCAACGTGGATTACCGCAAAGACAAGTGCCAAACGTCTGGTAAGCAGGATGCGATTATGGGTGAATGCCAGCAAGATGCCGGCAAGGAATGGGATCAGTATCGGTAAAATAGCAAGATTAGTCATGATCATTACCTCTTAATTCTTCCATATTATCAGTGCCATTCGTTTTGACGGTACGGTAGGCAAGCACGAGAAGCAGGCTGGTTACACCAAAACTGATGACGATGGATGTCAGGATCAGTGCTTGCGGCAGCGGATCGGTATAATTTTCGGTTCCGTCTGTCAATACAGGGGACGCTCCGCGCTTCAATTTACCCATCGTCAGGATGAACAAATGCGCTGCATGTGACAGCAGGGCTGTACCGATGATGATACGCAGCAGCTGCTTTTGCAAAATATTATAAATGGCGAACCCGAAGAGGATGCCGGCAAGTACAATCATGATGATTTCCATTAGCGATCCCCTCCTTTTTGACGCAATTTGATAAGAGAATAGATTCCCAAAGCGGCAATTGCCAATACCGTGATTTCGAATAATGTATCCAGTCCCCGGAAATCGACAAGGATGACGTTGACGATATTATCCCCGCCGCCTAGCTTATAGGCATACTCGACAAAGTAATCCGAAATAGCCGGGAATGGACGCTGGCTGTATGCAGCCAATCCGACGAGCGTCATCATGAGGCCGCAGAGCGAGGCAATGATGATATTGGTTATCTTCTTCGAAAGTTTTTCTTTTCTTTCCTTTTTGAATTCCGGCAGATGTCGGAAGCAGAGCAAGAACAAGACAACGGTAATCGTTTCAATACTCAATTGCGTCAAGGCAAGGTCCGGTGCCCGGAACAGAACAAACAGAATGGACAGCCCGTATCCGACTACCCCTAAGATGATGACCGCCGTCAGCTTCTTCTTGGAGACAGTGCTTCCAAAAGCTGCAGCGATCATGATGATTGCCACAGCCAATTCGGGCAGGCTCTGCGGAAGCGATACTGGCGATGTATCGATATTGGAAAGATCGAACGAGTTCGTCCCAAAAAGAATCAGCAGTGTCAAAATCGAGATGACACTGATAATGATCGCATTGTACTGGCGGAGGGAGCCGCTGACGATATGATCATTGAGTCTCTTGGTCTGCTTTTCACTGGCAGTAAGGAAGGCCGAATAGACGGTATTTCCCGATAACTTCCCTGGCAGTACCTTATAAAGTCCAGTCCAATATTTCCGGGTGATATAAATTACGATTCCGAAAACGACAACGATAAGGGACATGAACAAAGCAGGAACGAAGCCATGCCAGAAATGAATGCTTTTATTTTCCAGTGCTTCGCCATAAACGGCATTCGCTGCCGGCTGCAGTAAATGCCGGGTGAACCAGTTTGGAAAAATACTGATAAGAACAACACCAGACACTAGTAATACTGGAGAAAGCAGCATGCCAACCTTCGGATCATGTGCTTTTTCAGCAGCTGATGTCTCTGATTTCCCCGTGAATGTACGGAAAAAGAAATACATACTGTACACGAATGTGAAGATACTGCCAGCGACAGCTGCATATGGAACGATATCGGCTAGTACCGAAGCGAAACCGGTTCCGAATGCACGATCGGCTGACAAATCCCAAGAGCTGGAGAAAAATTCTTCTTTACTATAAAAACCATTTAAGATTGGCAGCGGAACGCCAGCCATCGAAAAGGAAGCAAGCACACTGATGATCCCGGTGACCGGCATCAGTTTCCAGAGACCGCCCAGCCTGCGTATATCCCGTGTACCCGTTTCGTGGTCGATGATACCGACAGCCATGAATAAGCTACCCTTGAATGTTGCATGGTTGAGGATATGGAACATAGCAGCAAAGATGGCCGCTTCGGTTCCATAACCGATCATTGCCATGATCATACCAAGCTGACTGATGGTGGAAAAGGCTAGTATCCCCTTGAGATCTGTCTGCCTGACTGCCATATAGGATCCCCAGAATAAGGTCAGCAGGCCGATTATGGAGACTGCTATGAAAAATGCTTCACTTTCCCGGAATACGGGAGTGAAACGGAGCAGCAGGAAGAGTCCGGCTTTGACCATGGTAGCCGAATGCAAATATGCACTGACTGGTGTCGGAGCCTCCATTGCATCCGGAAGCCAGATATGGAAAGGAAACTGGGCAGATTTCGTGCAGGCTGCCAGAAGGAGCAGCACAACGATCAGCGGAAACCAATCACTGCCAAGGATCAAGTCTCCTTTTGTTAATATCTCGCGGATGCTTGCTGTCCCTGTTACCAGATGAAGAAGCACCAATCCCCCGAGTAACGCAAATCCCCCGAGGAAGGTTATCAGCATGGACTTGAGAGCGCCATCCGTGGAAGCTTTCCTGGTGAACCAGAAACTGATCAATAAGAAAGAAGATACAGAGGTGAGCTCCCAGAAAGTATAGAGTGCGTATATATTATCTGACGTAACAATACCGAGCATGGCTCCCATGAATAACAGCAGATAGACATAGAAAGAGCCCAGCCTTTCCCCGCGGTCCAGATAATAAATGGAATAAAATGCGACGAGCACACCTATCCCGCTTATCAGCAGCGCAAAGAACAGGGCCAGTCCATCTGTATGGAATGTCAAGTCCAATCCGAGTGAGGGTATCCAGCTGTAACGGTATAATATGTCGGTTTCCCCATTGATGAGGAGTGTGAGAAAGTAAATGAAAATCGATAGCGATGCAGCAAGCGCCGCATAGCCGGTATGTATCCTGTATTTGAATTTAGCGATGAATGGAATGCAGATGGCCATAATGAATGGCATCAGTATAGCAATGATCATGTTGTGGCAGTCCTCCTCTTTCAGCAAGATAGTCCTTTCATTATAAATGATAACTAAAATAGTACTATACCCAATTCTAAAGGACTTCACGCCTTTACTGCAACTGACGCAGTTCCGGCTTAGAAAAAAACCCTGCCAGGCCGGCAAGGTTTAACGGAGACGATGTTCAGCTAGTGTAACGGATTTTATGTGATAAGCCCCGTGATTGGATTTCTTTCTCGATTAGATGAATAAACTCTTGGCTCAGGTGGAGTTCGTTCGCTTTGTGGTAAGATTCGATCAGCAATTCATCAGACAGATGTTCCATCTTGCATTCCTCCTGATTGGAGATAACTTACTATCTTGCAGATCTTCTGTACGTAAGTTGGGGAGTTGATAAGTTATTAATAATGTATCATGAAAGAAAAAGAGGAACAAGGTGATAGTTATCTACAGAAAACTGTTCATAACCTGTAGATAAAGTGTTTATAAATGTGCAAAATTGTTCTCTGTAGCTGTTGATAATGTGGACATAGTTATCCACAATGAGGAGTGTGTAGAGATTTGTCGAACGGTTTTACTTCTGAATTTGACTCTGCAGCATAGAGAATAGTCGAAAAAAAGCAGAACGATGAAAGATTTTTTTGAAACCGTCGTAAAAATGCCTTATGATGGGTAAGTAACTGTTGAAGTGCATGAGATCGGAGGAAATCCATAATGCTGAAGAAGTTTTTGCCCAATGAGCATGTAAAGAGCATTTTTGATATAAAGCCAGAAAAATTGAAAGCGCAGGGAATCAAGGGTATCATTACAGATCTGGATAATACGCTGGTGGCGTGGGATGTTGCCGATGCCACACCGGAAGTGATAGATTGGTTCAAGGAAATGCGTGCCCATGATATTAAAATCACCATTATATCCAATAATAATGAACAGCGAGTGAAAGTATTCTCCGAGCCTTTGGAGATACCTTTTGTCTATAGTGCAAGAAAACCCCTTGGGCGGGCCTTCAAACAGGCCGTGAAGCAAATGAACCTGGAGAAGGATGAGATTGTCATGATCGGCGATCAGCTCCTGACAGATGTATTAGGGGGGAATTTGGCTGGCTTCTACACGATCGTTGTCGTACCAATCGTGAGAACGGATGGGAAGATCACCAAAATCAATCGGATGATTGAACGACGGATATTGAACTACTTCAGAAGAAAAGGAAAGATCACATGGGAGGAATGAATGTGGAAGAATTGATTTGCCAGGGATGCGGCGCACCGATTCAGACAGAAGACGCATCTTTGCCAGGTTATATCCCAGCATCGGCATTAGGGAAAAACGATGAGGTCATCTGTAAGCGCTGCTTCCGGCTCAAGCATTACAATGAGGTCCAGGATGTCGCAGTGACGGACGATGACTTCTTTACATTGATAAGTGAAATCAGTAACAAGGAAGGAATTGTCATCAAGCTGGTGGATATTTTCGATTTCAACGGAAGTTTCATCGGCAGCATCAAACGACTTGTGGGGGACAAACCAATCATATTGGTCGGTAATAAAGTGGACTTGCTCCCTAAATCGACAAATCATGATCGCGTCAAGCAATGGCTGCGGGGGGCGGCTAAAGAATATGGCATCCAAGTGGCCGATGTACATCTTATTTCGGCGAAACGGGGAATCGGGATGCCTGAGCTTGAGGACAGCATCCAGGAATTGCGCGATGGAAAAGACGTCTATGTGGTCGGCAGTACAAATGTAGGAAAATCTACATTCATCAACGCCTTGATCAAACATTCCACAGGAATAAACGATGCAATCACGACTTCTTATTATCCTGGTACGACGCTTGGGTTCATCGATATCCCACTCGATGACAGAAGCTCTTTGTTTGACACGCCTGGTATCGTGAATCGCCAGCAAATCGCCCATTATGTGACCGACAAGGACTTGAAGACCATAACGCCGAACAAAGAGATCAAAGCTCGGATTTATCAATTGAATGACAGGCAGACATTGTTCATCGGAGGATTGGCTCGGATCGATTTCGAAAAGGGAAGCAGGCAGCCATTCGTATGCTATTTCTCCAATGCGCTCGACATCCATCGAACAAAGCTTGAGAATGCGGATGCACTTTATGAACGTCAGAAGGGGGAATTGCTCGCACCGCCGCGTGATGAGCAGCTTGAGCATTTTCCGCCTTTCCAAAAGACGACTTTCAAGATAAAAGAACAGAAAACGGATATTGTCATTCCTGGTTTGGGTTGGATAACACTGTCGGGTGAACCAGCATCGGTGACTGTCCATACACCAGAGGGCGTCCCGGCAACTATCCGCAGGTCATTAATCTAAAGGGGAGCGAGAAAATGAAAATATTGAAGTTGGGCCTGATCGGCCATCCAGTGGAGCATTCTTTATCACCATGGATCCATGCACAATTCATGGAACAGGCCGGTATCGACGGAGAATACAAACTATATCCGATCGAACCAGATGTTTTTGATAAAAAAATCACGGCATTATTGCAAAGCGGGATAGATGGCTTCAATATTACGGTTCCTTATAAGCAGCGCATCATTCCATTCCTGGATGAGCTCGATCCGGATGCGGCCAGAATCGGAGCTGTGAATACGGCTGTCCGGAAGAACGGCAGGTGGATAGGGTATAATACGGATGGATCGGGCTATGTACGAGCATTGAAACAGGTCCTTCCCCCGAAGGATTCCTTGCATGTACTCATGCTGGGGGCCGGAGGGGCTGCCCGGGGGATATATCGGGCGCTGGTAACGCATGGATTCCAGTATGTCGATATTGCCAATCGCACCGTCTCCAAAGCAGAACAGCTGCTGCAATTGCAGGAGCCGGAAACGATTACCGACATCCTGACCTTCCAGGAAGCACAGGAGCGATTGGCGGACTATGATGTCATCATCCATACGACAAGTGTCGGAATGAGCCCGAATACAGGAGAGCAAATCATTCCGTTAACGAATTTGCAGCCCGGGGCAGTGGTCAGTGATATTGTCTACAAACCGATCGAAACGCAGCTGCTGCATGCAGCCAAGCAGCAGGGGGCACTTATTCATCATGGACATGCCATGCTTTTATATCAAGCACAATACGCATTTGAAATCTGGTCTGGCCAGGAGGTCATGATCGGTGATCTATTGAATCAGCTGGAACAAAGATTAACGGAGGCATAATATGTTAACTGGTAAACAAAAAAGATATTTACGTGCACAAGCACATCATTTGAAACCGATTTTCCAGGTGGGGAAAATCGGCGTGAACGACAATATGCTCGTCCAGATTGGCGAGGCATTGGAAAAACGGGAATTGATCAAAGTGAGCCTGCTGCAAAACTGTTTGGACGAGAAAGAGGATGTTGCAGCAGCTATCGAAGAGGGTACAGGTGCTTCTGTCGTCCAAATCATCGGCAGCACAATCATCCTTTATAGAGAATCGGAAGAGCATAAACAGATCAAGCTGCCATGAAGGAGCGGGTCATGAAAAAAGTCGGATTATTAGGCGGGACATTCGATCCGCCCCATCTCGGGCACTTATTCATTGCCCAGGAAGTCCAGTACAGACTGGGATTGGATGAAGTTTGGTTCCTTCCTGCCCACGAAGCACCGCATAAAAAGAAATCCCGAACAGATGCGGTTCTGCGTCTCGAAATGGTGCAGGCAGCAATCGAAGATAATCCATACTTCCGCATGGAACCCATCGAGGTGGATCGTTTAGGCAAATCATACACATTTGATACAATGGAATTGTTACAGGAAATGCATCCCGATACAGCATTCCATTTCATCATCGGCGCTGATTTGGTGGAGACTTTGCACACATGGCATCGTATCGATGAATTGGTCGGCATGCTGACATTTGTAGGTGTCGGCAGGCCTGGATATGAATTGAAGACAGCCTATCCGGTTACGTACGTGGATATCCCGGAGCTTGAGATTTCCTCGAGCATGATCCGGGAACGCGTCGGACAGGGGGCTCCTGTCCATTATCTTGTTTCGGGTGCAGTGTTCGATATCATAAAGGAGCAAAAGCTGTATGCAGAGAGATAAGGCATTGGCGATCGTTGAGAAACAATTAAAGAAACCGCGGTATGAACATACTATCCGTGTAATGGATACGAGCATCAAATTGGCAAAACAATATGGTGCCGATGCGAAGAAGGCAGAGCTTGCTGCCATTTTTCACGATTATGCAAAATATCGTCCGCTTGAGGAAATGAAACGCTGGATCATAGCGGAAAAGCTGCCGAAGGACTTGCTGGATTATCATCATGAACTATGGCATGGACCGGTGGGGGCGCTTATGGTCAAACGGGAAGCAGGCATCAGCGATCCGGAAATACTGCATAGCATCGCTGTACACACAACAGGATGCGTTGGTATGTCGTTACTTGATAAGGTCGTATTTCTTGCGGACTATATCGAACCTGGGCGTGCTTTTCCCGGTGTGGATGAAGTACGCAAAGTAAGTGAGGACGATTTGGATAAGGCTTGCTGGATGGCTTCGCGTAATACCATCAATATGCTCGTCTCCTTGAACCGCAAAGTTTATCCGGACACGTTCCATGCTTATAATGATTTATTAAACTCTACTGGAGGTAACACTTAATGGAAAGTATTGAATTGGCACAATTAGCAGCAAATGCCGCAGATGCGGTAAGAGGGGAAGATGTCGTCCTGCTGGAAATGAAGGAGGTCTCCTTGATTGCTGATTACTTCATGATTTGTCATGGAACGAGCGAAAGGCAAGTGCAGGCCATCGCCAGACGAATCAAAGAAAAAGCGGAGGAAAATGGCGCCGAAGTGAAACGGCTCGAAGGATTGGAGCAATCCAGATGGGTGCTCGTCGATCTGGGAGATGTCGTTTGCCATGTATTCCATATCGATGAACGCCGATATTATAATTTGGAACGCCTATGGGGAGATGCACCGCAAGTCGAACCGGTATTCTCCCAAGAAAGCTGATGGCAGCTTACGAACGGCTTGCTGCCGTATATGAACGTCTGATGCAGGATGCACCTTATGCACCTTGGCAGCAGTTCATGCAGCAAATATTCCAGGAACATGCCCGTATCGATATCAAGGAGATAGCCGATTTGGGCTGCGGCACTGGATTTGTCACCAGGAAGCTGGCAAAGGCCGGCTACCGAATGACGGGCATCGATCAATCCGAGAACATGCTTGCCTATGCAGCTTCCAGGGATACAGATCAGCAAGTCCGCTGGATTCAGCAGGATCTGAGGGGATTGGAGACAATCAAAGCGGATGCCGCTATCAGCATGTTTGATGTCATGAACTATATAACGTCTCCGGCAGATGTGAAGCAAGCATTCTCAAGGATATGGGATATGCTTGCTCCCGGCGGCGTCTTCCTGTTCGATGTCCATAGTATGAGGCATATCGAACAGGATTTGGCTGGTCAGGTTTTTGCAGAAATCTACGATGATCTTTCCTATACTTGGTTCTGCGAAGCCGGAGAGGAACAAGGGGAGGTATTTCATGACCTTACCTTTTTCACAAAAGAACCGGACTCTGAGAAATATGACCGATTTGACGAATATCACCATCAGCGTACATATTCCATCGATACGTATGTATCATGGCTTGAGGGAGCGGGGTTCCAAGTGTCTGGCGTATATGGCGACTTCGATATGGAACATACGGAGAATCTGGAAGAAGCGGATCGGCTATTCTTTGCATGTTTGAAAAACCAGGAGGCATGATGCAGCCTGGTTTTTTTTGCAGGAAAAGCTGGTCGTGCGTCGAATCCCTAATTGTACAGTCCTCTCTTGATAGCATCCTTCTCTTCATGGTACTTATGATGTGTCGCCTGGAACAGCATCGGGAAAAGATCAGTCGTCCCTTTTTCCAATACTGCAATTCCTTCACCGGTTATGCCGCCTTTCACACACACCTTCCTGATCAATTCTTCCAGGGTATAATGCCCATCTTCCAATAACTTTCCAAGCCCGATCAGCATTTCGGCAGTCAGATGAGTGGCTTGCTCTTTTGAAATAGCTGTTTCAGTCACAGCTCCATCGATGAATCGCTGTGCGAGATAGCCGAAGAAAGCAGGTCCGCAGGAAACGATATCCGAAGAAACACGGGTTATTTCTTCCGGAATATAGACAGGATCCGAATAGCTGCTTATAAGATCGATAAGGCGGGCCTTATTCCGATTGGTCAAGCTGGTTCCAAAAGTAAGCAAGGTAGCGCCGGATGCAGCTCTATTCGTGATACTGGGTATCGCGCGTGCCACCTGGCAAGGGACGAGTGCTTCCAGTTCTTCTGTGGAGAAAGGGCTTGTGATCGAGACAAGTACTTGATCCTCTTTTAATAAGGGCCGGAGTTCATGGCATACCCCCTGCAGATGCGGCGGACGCACGCAAAGAAATAATATATCGGCATGATCAGCCAGCTGGCTGATCGAGTCTGCTATGCGGATAGATGGGAAAGATTGTTTCCAATGCAAAGACTTTTCAGCAGAACGATTCAGGATCATGATATCCTCCTGAGAAATTGCCCCGGAGTTCACCCATGTCTCCAGCAACATGCCACCCATATTGCCAACTCCGATTATTCCCCACTTCGTCATTCCAAATTCCTCCTCTGCTCATATACTGCCTGTTTCCATTTTACGCTGTTATCGATTATATGCTTTCAGCCATTGGAATATGAAAGGAGATGTCGCATGCAGCTACTCAAACAATACAGCTGGCTGCTGCTGTTGGCAGTCATCATTTTCCTTGTATTCGCCATGCGGATCAAAGGGCCTGATCCGGATGCGGCGATCCAGCCGCTCGATAAAGAGGCGGATGCAGCAAAGGGTTTGCTGCAGGAGGGATCGGATGCCGCAGCAAAAAATCAGACTGCAGAAAATACCAAAGTAATGGTGGATATAAAAGGGGAGGTGCACGACCCGGGCGTTTACGAGCTCGAGGCTGACAGCAGGGTGGAACAGGCAATTGAAGCAGCTGGCGGACTGACAGAGAAGGCCGAGGGGAGAAGCATCAATCTTGCCCAGCGCATAGCCGATGAACAGGTGATATACGTAGCAGCTGCCGGGGAAGCAGAAGCAGCGGTACAAACAGCTGGTCCAAGCGATTCGAAGGACAAGATCAATATCAATCAAGCAGATGCCGAAGCATTGACAGAACTCAATGGCGTCGGCGAAGCGAAGGCTCAAGCCATCATTGCCTTCCGCGAGGAAAACGGTCCATTCACCTCCATCGACCAGCTCACCGAGGTACCAGGTATCGGAGAGAAATCACTGGAAAATATGAAGGATCAAATCAGCTTATAAGGTTGGTTGACGGATGCGGAGGAGGATTGTACACTTACTCTAGAAAAGGAAAGGTGGCGAAGTGTCATGGAAAGAATAGCATGGAATCAATACTTTATGGCGCAAAGCCACTTATTGGCATTGCGCAGTACATGCCAGAGACTGATGGTCGGTGCGACGATTGTCCGGGATAAGCGGATCATAGCCGGCGGGTACAATGGCAGCGTCACCGGCAGCAAGCACTGCGTCGATGAGGGCTGTTATGTCATCGATGGCCATTGTGTGCGGACGGTGCATGCAGAAATGAACGCTCTTTTACAATGTGCAAAATTCGGAGTTCCGACAGAAGGCGCGGAAATCTACGTGACACATTTTCCATGTCTGCAATGCTGCAAAGCGTTGATACAGGCAGGAATCAAAACGGTCTATTATGCAAGTGACTATAAAAATCACCCTTATGCAGTCGAACTTTTCGCTGAAGCAGGTGTCAGGACGGAGCACGTAGCGCTCGATGCGGTGGTGGTGGATACAAAACCGCAAGAAACACGTGATTTGATGGAAAGGGTCGTGGACAAGCTCAAGCAGACCGGTGATGCTGAAAGTCAGCGGCTTGCCGATGAAGCTGTGTCTCGCTATCAGCTTCCATATAAAGAACGAATATGATCGGAAGATGGCATATTGTTGCGCTGGCAGCCCTTGGGGGCATGCTGGCGCATTCCTTATCCATTGTCTTGCTGCCTGCAGTCATGATATGGCTGTCCCTCCTGTATTGTACAAAGCGGCTCCCCCTGCAGGCATTCCTCCTATCCAATATCGCCGCGCTGTTATTTTACGGCAACAGCACCCTCGGACAGCCAATTCCACATGAGCTGCCCCTGGATGAATCAATCCTGCTCACTTCCTCCATATCCGGCCTTTCTGAAACGAATGAAATGATCCGTTTCCTGGCCGAAGATCCTTCCGGTTCAGCATCGATACAAGTGACATATTTCAAACAAGACGATCAAGAAAGACTGCCTGGCTTGACAACAGGTGCGATATGTACGATGAAGGGAAGTCCCGCGCATCCCGATGCTGCCACTAATCCCGGGCAATTCGATCATCGGCATTATTTAAAGCAGCAAGGGGTCTTTTATGAGCTGGAGCTTCAAAACCTGGAGGATATCACCTGTACTGGATCTTCTCCATTCAGCCAGCTGTCAAAGGCTCGAGCCGCGTTTTTGCACGAAGCAGGGGAGCGTCTCGATCCGGAAACCGCAGCATGGGTGCAGGCAATGATCGCCGGTGAAGACAGTAATTTAAATGAGGAAACGATCAATCTTTTTAACCGCTGGAGCCTGTCGCATATCCTGGCCATCAGCGGCATGCATATTGCATTATTTTCTGCCATTCTTCATTTTGTGCTGACGAAGCTTCAAATCCTGACGGTAGAGAAGTCCTTTTGGTTTTTGTTCATTTTCCTGGGTATATATCCAGTTTTTGCCGGAGGCGAGCCATCCGTATGGCGTTCGGCTCTGATGGTGATGCTGATCATGGTGCTGCTGCGTTTTTCGATACGGCTGCCGATCATTGACAGCATCAGTATCGTTTTTCTGCTTTTGCTTGTCCTCGATCCGCGATATTTATTTCATATCGGTTTTCAATTTTCGTTTCTGGTCAGCTTGGCGCTGCTTCTGTCTGCCCGGATTTATACTGGTTCCTTCATCAGTGCCCTGCTGGAAACAAGTTTGTTAAGCCAGCTTGTCATCCTGCCCCTGCAGGTCTCTCAATTCTACTTCCTCAATCCGCTCTCCGTTCTGATGAACCTTTTTGCCATTCCATTTTACACATTCGTCGCTATACCGCTTCTGCTTTTGATCAGTATCCTGCTCTTTCCCTGGCCGCAGGCTGCAGCTCTTCTGGGAGGGGTTTTTCGCTTTCTGAATGATATGGTGATTCGAATCATCCAATCGATAGATAGTGTGGCCTTTTATCCCTGGGTGACTGGAAAGCTGCCGATAGGACTCTCTTTGCTTTATTTTGCGGTGCTTATTTTATTCTGTTCTGCATGGGAGAAGCGCAGACGGAGAAAAGCCGTTGGGTATGGCGCCATACTTACTGCTATCCCGCTGGCAGCGGTGCTC from Terribacillus sp. FSL K6-0262 encodes:
- a CDS encoding Na+/H+ antiporter subunit D is translated as MTNLAILPILIPFLAGILLAFTHNRILLTRRLALVFAVIHVAAMGFLLIQVLTEGSIVLETGDWMAPYGIILVLDPLSVLLVSTTSIILLAAVWYAPASVSREQESFYFYSFIFLLVTGVSGAFVTGDLFNLFVFFEVLLMASYALITHGGQKVQLRESIKYVLINLFSSMLFVTAISYIYAVLGTVNMAQLAERAAAAEQPGIITTVAILLFFVFATKGAAFPLYYWLPRSYIVPNPVVSALFGALLTKVGVYSLIRTFTLIFHQQPEIMDQLFIWVGNLTMLFGVIGALASRNIKLIVAYNIIPAIGFMLVGIGIFNHDGLSGSIYYLLQDMIVKAALFLLAGIIAALAGTSDINKMGGMIRSHPLLGWLFFLAGLVLAGVPPFSGFIGKLLLVRGAFEKGETVTVIIMLLTSLLILLSIVRAFIRVFWGEGETGKEQKRKYLRGILPAGFLMLFTVFLGIGAEAVLPTVQHIADYLLNPQAYMELVLKEGR
- a CDS encoding Na(+)/H(+) antiporter subunit C, giving the protein MEIIMIVLAGILFGFAIYNILQKQLLRIIIGTALLSHAAHLFILTMGKLKRGASPVLTDGTENYTDPLPQALILTSIVISFGVTSLLLVLAYRTVKTNGTDNMEELRGNDHD
- the mbhE gene encoding hydrogen gas-evolving membrane-bound hydrogenase subunit E, encoding MIIAILMPFIMAICIPFIAKFKYRIHTGYAALAASLSIFIYFLTLLINGETDILYRYSWIPSLGLDLTFHTDGLALFFALLISGIGVLVAFYSIYYLDRGERLGSFYVYLLLFMGAMLGIVTSDNIYALYTFWELTSVSSFLLISFWFTRKASTDGALKSMLITFLGGFALLGGLVLLHLVTGTASIREILTKGDLILGSDWFPLIVVLLLLAACTKSAQFPFHIWLPDAMEAPTPVSAYLHSATMVKAGLFLLLRFTPVFRESEAFFIAVSIIGLLTLFWGSYMAVRQTDLKGILAFSTISQLGMIMAMIGYGTEAAIFAAMFHILNHATFKGSLFMAVGIIDHETGTRDIRRLGGLWKLMPVTGIISVLASFSMAGVPLPILNGFYSKEEFFSSSWDLSADRAFGTGFASVLADIVPYAAVAGSIFTFVYSMYFFFRTFTGKSETSAAEKAHDPKVGMLLSPVLLVSGVVLISIFPNWFTRHLLQPAANAVYGEALENKSIHFWHGFVPALFMSLIVVVFGIVIYITRKYWTGLYKVLPGKLSGNTVYSAFLTASEKQTKRLNDHIVSGSLRQYNAIIISVISILTLLILFGTNSFDLSNIDTSPVSLPQSLPELAVAIIMIAAAFGSTVSKKKLTAVIILGVVGYGLSILFVLFRAPDLALTQLSIETITVVLFLLCFRHLPEFKKERKEKLSKKITNIIIASLCGLMMTLVGLAAYSQRPFPAISDYFVEYAYKLGGGDNIVNVILVDFRGLDTLFEITVLAIAALGIYSLIKLRQKGGDR
- a CDS encoding sporulation histidine kinase inhibitor Sda, with protein sequence MEHLSDELLIESYHKANELHLSQEFIHLIEKEIQSRGLSHKIRYTS
- a CDS encoding YqeG family HAD IIIA-type phosphatase, which codes for MLKKFLPNEHVKSIFDIKPEKLKAQGIKGIITDLDNTLVAWDVADATPEVIDWFKEMRAHDIKITIISNNNEQRVKVFSEPLEIPFVYSARKPLGRAFKQAVKQMNLEKDEIVMIGDQLLTDVLGGNLAGFYTIVVVPIVRTDGKITKINRMIERRILNYFRRKGKITWEE
- the yqeH gene encoding ribosome biogenesis GTPase YqeH, which encodes MEELICQGCGAPIQTEDASLPGYIPASALGKNDEVICKRCFRLKHYNEVQDVAVTDDDFFTLISEISNKEGIVIKLVDIFDFNGSFIGSIKRLVGDKPIILVGNKVDLLPKSTNHDRVKQWLRGAAKEYGIQVADVHLISAKRGIGMPELEDSIQELRDGKDVYVVGSTNVGKSTFINALIKHSTGINDAITTSYYPGTTLGFIDIPLDDRSSLFDTPGIVNRQQIAHYVTDKDLKTITPNKEIKARIYQLNDRQTLFIGGLARIDFEKGSRQPFVCYFSNALDIHRTKLENADALYERQKGELLAPPRDEQLEHFPPFQKTTFKIKEQKTDIVIPGLGWITLSGEPASVTVHTPEGVPATIRRSLI